The stretch of DNA acctaataaactgtccagtgggtgtacctaataaactgaccagtgggtgtacctaataaactggccactgggtctacctaataaactgaccgctcggtgtacctaataaactgaccgCTGGGTGTACCTAATACACTGACCGCTGGGTGTACCTAATACACTGACCGCTGAGTGTACATCATCTACACTTACAAATCATTCAAAATGACTTAACTGGCTGCATCGTCCACAGAAACAGTTCATTCATTATGACAGCTGGTGCTGGTTCTGAACCCACAAGGAAATCTCCAGTCCAATTCTTAGATTTTCTTAGCAGTTTGTGAGTGAATTGTTTCATTTGTTCAGATTCTAGAACACATTGCTCATTAAGGCAAGTCAATGGGTTAACTGGAAAGCTGAGTGTAGCTGAAGGTTAGGACAAAAATAACAAGATAACTAAagtaaaatgtatatacagtaggttcaGAAGTTtggtgaaacagcacagttggtaaatatatggcaaatagaactgGGTGGTCTTCAGAGATAAATGGGAGGGGTTGAGAATAGCTTAAGGATggaactaaaaacaaacaaaagataactattgttaaatatactgtgtctgtaaaatgtatatagtatgtataaactggaagtagaagcctaagagtTGTTGTTCACTAGTTACTCCAATTAGGGAGGGGTGGTAGATTCCAGCGTGATGTGAGTTCTGCTAACAATAGGTTTAATGTATAGTTATTAATGGACAAGTCAGAAATGTCAATGCTCATcattgtaaacacacacacacacacacacacacacacacacacacacacacacacacacacacacacacacacacacacacacacacacacacacacacacacacacacacacacacacacacacacaccaaactctTTTCTTGGAAGAAAAGGCAAGAGAATAAAAAGATGATAGCTTTGCCAATAAACATGTTTCTCCATAGAAGAGCGTGTCCTATAGGGGAGAGAGAATGTAGTTCTAAAGCTCCCAGCAGTGTGGCCCATATCACCCACTGTTGTTCTGAGTCTCTGTTTAGACCTCCAGAGGACTATTCTGTTCATTTATCAACTATGACATACAGAGTGCTCCCAACGTatttgggacagtgacacattttcagttgttttggctctgtactccagcacttcgaatttgaaatgatacaataagCATTTGGTCTCaacaagcttgtgactctacaaattggTTAGATACATTTTCTgttagttttggttgtgtttcagattattttgtgcccaatagaaatgaatggtaaataatgtattgtgtcattttgcagtcacttttattgtaaataagaatataatatgtttctaaacactgatacattaatgtggatgctaccatgattacggataatcctgaatgaatcatgaataatgatgagtgagcaagttacagacgcacaaatatcataccccgccaaaaatgctaatctccctgttattgtaatggtgaaaggttagcatgtcttggaggtatgatatttgtgcgtttgTAACTTTCTCAATACTTTTGTAGCTCACTATATTACACCCACTGGGTGAGTGTAATACCACTTTTTAAATGACAGTATATTAATAAAGTATACTGCTAAATTACGGTATAATAATACATTATACTGCCAAATGACGGTATATTAATAAATGATACTGCTAAATGACGGTATATTAATAAATGATACTGCTAAATGACGGTATATTAATAAATGATACTGCTAAATGCTAATAACAGTAAATCTGTTTGTTTGCTGTAAAACGCTCTCATATGCTATCTATTTGGGGTTTTTCATCTTCACTGTCTGGGGCAAGATGGTTTTCTCATGCTGTTCATATTGAGCTCTTATTGCTAGGTTTACTATGTAGATTGTTATTGCTGGAAATAGAAGGTCCATACTGCTAGTAAGATCCTTATTGCTGTAAATACTGAAACAATACCCTATATAAATGTATGACAAAATTCTGGTAATGATGTCTGGATATCAGTCTTCGCTGCCCCACAGCTGTCAGATGACCAGAAACAGTGGACGTCACAGGCCTGTCAGATGATCAGAAACAGTGGACGTCACAGGCCTGTCAGATGATCAGAAACAGTGGACGTCACAGGCCTGTCAGATGATCAGAAACAGTGGACGTCACAGGCCTGTCAGATGATCAGAAACAGTGGACGTCACAGGCCTGTCAGATGATCAGAAACAGTGGACGTCACAGGCCTGTCAGATGATCAGAAACAGTGGACGTCACAGGCCTGTCAGATGACCAGAAACAGTGGACGTCACAGGCCTGTCAGATGACCAGAAACAGTGGACGTCACAGGCCTGTCAGATGACCAGAAACAGTGGACGTCACAGGCCTGTCAGATGATCAGAAACAGTGGACGTCACAGGCCTGTCAGATGATCAGAAACAGTGGACGTCACAGGCCTGTCAGATGATCAGAAACAGTGGACGTCACAGGCCTGTCAGATGATCAGAAACAGTGGACGTCACAGGCCTGTCAGATGATCAGAAACAGTGGACGTCACAGGCCTGTCAGATGATCAGAAACAGTGGACGTCACAGGCCTGTCAGATGATCAGAAACAGTGGACGTCACAGGCCTGTCAGATGATCAGAAACAGTGGACGTCACAGGCCTGTCAGATGATCAGAAACAGTGGACGTCACAGGCCTGTCAGATGATCAGAAACAGTGGACGTCACAGGCCTGTCAGATGATCAGAAACAGTGGACGTCACAGGCCTGTCAGATGATCAGAAACAGTGGACGTCACAGGCCTGTCAGATGACCAGAAACAGTGGACGTCACAGCTGTTGTTAGTAGATGGTACAGTAGTGCGGGGCTGTATGTTGTGTTTCTGGGTCAGGAACGGGTCACAGTAGAATATCTTCCAGGTCATAAGGTCACAGGTAGGTGGtggcctctctgttctctctctctctggcctgggCCACGGCAACATTAATACACTGGAGCCACTCCTCAGCATGCTTCTCATCACGAGCCTTCAGGACGTACGTCTTACTGTCCGTGAAGATCTCAAAGGCCCGGGGGAGACCCCGCTCACGCCGCTTCTTAGCcaccacctggacacacacacacacagacagacagaccagaccagaccagaccagagggttATCAGAAGTGGACAAAGGGTATGAATGGAATTGTTGTTACATGAACGGACTTGGAAGTTCACCCACCTTGACGCTCTGCACTTTGCTCAGCTCGATGGTGCTGTCGTCTAGCTCATCCTTCTGTagtagacaggacagagagaaacCTTTCAGCAACATGGGGAGATTCTAGTTAAACATTAATAAATAGTTATAAATGAACCCTTTGGAGCAGCAATCCAATTCTATTGATGTCGTTTCACTATCACCACTACaccagtacactgtccttctctcagcacatatcaaagctgcaggctaaagttaaatctagacttggtttcttctatcataatcgctcctctttcaccccagctgccaaactaaccttgattcagatgaccatcctacccatgctagactagagagatgtaatttatagatcggtagGTAAGagtgctctcgagtggctagatgttctttaccattcggccatcagattttccaccaatgctccttataggacacatcactgcactctatactcctctgtaaactggtcatctctgtttacccgtcgcaagacccactggttgttgcttatttataaaaccctcttaggcctcactcccccctatctgagatatctactgcagccctcatccttcaCATagaacacctgttctgccagtcacattctgttaaaaggtccccaaagcgaacacatctttgggtcgctcgtcttttcagtttgctgcagctagcgactggaacgagctgcaacaaacactcaaactggacagttttatctcaatctcttcattcaaagactcaatcatggacattcttactgacagttgtggctgctttgtgtgatgtattgttgtctctaccttcttgccctttgtgctgttgtctgtgcccaataatgtttgtaccatgttttgtgccatgttgtgttgctaccatgttgttgtcatgtgttgctatcatgctgtgttgtcatgtgttgttgtcttaggtctctctttatgtagtgttgtgttgtctctcttgtcgtgacgtgtgttttgtcctatatttttatttatttacatttttaatcccagcccccgtccccgcaggaggccttttgccttttggttggccgtcattgaaaataagaatttgttcttaactgacttgcctggttaaataaaggttaaataaaataaaaaacatgatgAATGGCATTTTTTATGTCGTTTCACTATCACCACTACACatgatgaatcaaatcaaattttaattaGCCACATGCACCGACTACAACAgctaccttacagtgaaatgcttacttacaagcccttaaccaacaatgcagttttaagaaaaaattaaataagaaaaaataataagtaacaaatatttaaagagcagcagtaaaataacaatagcgaggctatatacaggggggtaccggtacagagtcaatgtgcgggggcaccggttagttgaggtaatatgtacatgtaggtagagttattaaagtgactatgcatagataacaacagagagtagcagcagcgtaaaagtgagggggggaggggaggctgTTGATGGTGTTTCACTATCACCCCTACACATGATGAAGGGCATTTTTCTGACACACTTAAACCCTGCCAGGTTCCCCGAGAGGCACATTGTTAATATTAACATTCAACATTGTGACACTGACATGTTTTACTGTTGAACAGCTGCCTTGAGGCTGTTGTAGAAGACCTGTTGTTTAATGCCACATATTTCAGTGACAAAATAAAAGTTTGCTAGGATTTTTAACAACAGTACATTAGCGCAAAACATCAACTTTTATGGTCCTCTTGCAAAGATTTACTGCAGTAAGACAAGAGGGTGTTTTATTGTCTTGGTCCTTATATATGGGAGGAAATGAAATCCTTGAGCCCATAAGCACTGTCTCTAATGCTCTACCCCTCAAGACCGCTACTTCTCTCTGACTCGTGGAATACACTGTTATCTCCCATCTCACACGTCAGGATGActctggaatgtgtgtgtgtgtgtgtgtttgatacaCCACAGCCATATCCTTATGGACCATTAGCGAGGGACAGGCTAGATGCTATTCTCCATAGACCTATACCCACATTCTAAGAGCCCCACCCCCCGGCCGGCTATAGTTctgtagcctgtgtgtgtgtgtgtgtgtgtgtgtgtgttgtgtgtgaggatctggctgtctgtgtggagggTCTGTCTTCTGTTAGCTACAGTGGTTAAACTGCTCATGTATTCACACAGACTTGCCACTCCCCTAGTTCCTATTGTGTGTGTCCTAAGGCTTTGGGGAAACGGTTAGGTGAAATGCAACGGGGCACAAAGTACATTAATAATCATCCAGGTGGGGTTGTTCTGAGGTGACTTATTATGAGCTTGTCTCACATCTCTCACTCTACACCGACAGGAGTACCTAAGGGTATAGAtgaggggtataggttaggggtataggttagtggtaTACGTAAGGGGAATAGGTTAGTGGTATACTTAAGGGGAATAGGTTAGTGGTATAAGTTAGTGGTATAGGTCAGGGGTATAGGTTAGGGGTAAAGGTTAGGGGTATATGTTAGTGGTATAGGTTAGTGGTATACATAAGGGGAATAGGTTAGTGGTATAGGTTAGTGGTATAAGTTAGTGGTATAGGTTAGTGGTATAGGTTAGTGGTATAGGTTAGTGGTATACATAAGGGGAATAGGTTAGTGGTATGGGTTAGTGGTATACATAAGGGGAATAGGTTAGTGGTATGCATTAGTGGTATACGTAAGGGGAATAGGTTAGTGGTATAAGTTAGTGGTATAGGTTAGTGGTATAGGTTAGTGGTATAGGTTAGTGGTATACATAAGGGGAATAGGTTAGTGGTATGGGTTAGTGGTATGGGTTAGTGGTATGGGTTAGTGGTATAGGTTAGGGGTAAAGGTtaggggtaaaggttagggttaaaggttaggggtaTAGGTTAGGGGTATACGTAAGGGGAATCGGTTAGTGGTATAGGTTAGTGGTATGGGTTAGTGGTATGGGTTAGTGGTATATGCAAGGGGAATAGGTTAGTGGTATGCGTTAGGGGTATAGTTAGTGGTATAGGTTAGCGGTATAGGTTAGCGGTATAGGTTAGCGGTATAGCTTAGCGGTATAGGTTACCGAAATAGGTTAGTGGTATAGGTTAGTGGTATAAGTTAGCGGTATAGGTTAGCAGTATAGGTTAGCAGTATAGGTTAGCGGTACAGGTTAGCGGTAGAGGTTAGTGGTATAAGTTAGTGGTATAAGTTAGCGGTATAGGTTAGCAGTATAGGTTAGCGGTACAGGTTAGCGGTACAGGTTAGCGGTAGAGGTTAGTGGTATAAGTTAGCGGTATTGATTAGTGGTCTAAATTATGGGTTGATTTGGAACTGATTCATTGGCACGGCAAGATTGAGCTCAGAAAACAAGAGACAAAGAGGAGGTCCAATTTGTGGCTTTAAACAGCTGtggtgtcacggatccctccggaactttcattacgcacacctgtcccctactcccactgattgtatttgtatatatgtgccctttgttcaccatggtgctgtcgattattgttacaatgtccgttggtggtgtgagtaactgtgctgtgttgttttggctttcgtgcccttgtggattgcgcagatgattacgggtcttgtGCCATGcatcccctgtagctcagttggtagagcatggcgcttgcaacgccagggtcgtgggttcgattcccacgggggaccagtatttaaaaatgtaataaaatgtatgcactctactgtaagttgctctggataagagtgtctgctaaatgactaaaatgtgttaATCATTCtgcgcttgtgttatttattcgaggtactcctcacaCTTTTGTTtttggtttcaaccctgtgttttgttacgtgtttgtttggtctttgtccctgtgcctttacacggcacgccgtaatttgggcttaataaaaaaaactattacgcattcctgcacctgtctcccgAAGTGACATGTGGTGAGAGGGAATTGCAGGTGACAATACAAAGAATATTGTCTTGGGCAAGAGACTTCAATTTCACTTAtcctttcaaccatctaaaaatGTTTGTCAAAGGCTGGGGGGAAAGTCCTcagaactctccctctctccctccctccatgggaaacatatgttaacattgccaaagcaagtgaactagaaaataaacaaaagcaaaaaacaaaaaaattaacagtaaacattacactcacaacagttccaaaataataaacatgacaaatgtcatattatgtgcaaatagttaaagtacaaaagggaaaataatgaAACATAAATATGAGTTTTAAAATGttaaatggtgtttgttcttcactggttgcccttttcatgtgacaacaaatcacacatcttgctgctatgatgcacactgtggtatttcacccagatagatatgggagtttatcaaaattgggattGGTTTTGAAttgtttgtggatctgtgtaatctgatggaaatatgtgtctctaatatggtcatacattgggcaggaggttaggaaatgcagctcagtttccacctcattttgtgggcagtgtgcacatagcctgtcttctcttgagagccaggtctgccttcggggTATAGTGAAAActttccttaaatttgggtcagtcacagtggtcagttattctgccactgtgtaatctctgtttagggccaaatagcattctaatttgctctgtttttttgttaattctttccaatgtgccaagtaattatcttttagttctctcatgatttggttgggtctaattgtgtttctgtcctggggctctgtggggtctgtttgtgaacagagccccaggaccagcttgctaggGGACTCTTcactaggttcatctctctgtagatgatggctttgttatggaaggtttggaaattgcttcgttttaggtggttgtagaatttaacatctcttttctggattttgattcttagcgggtatcggccttattctgctctgcatgcattatttggtgttttacgttgtacacagaggatattattgcagaattctgcatgcagtctcaatttggtgtttgtcccattttgtgaattcttggttggtgagcggaccccagacctcacaaccataaagggcaataggttctataactgattccagtatttttagccagatcctaattggtatgtcgaattgtaTGTtaccttttgatggcatagaaggcccttcttgccttgtctctcagatcgttacCTGGGGGCGTTGATGTTAAGGCGGAGGTATGTATAGTTCTTTCTGTGCTCTAggacaggtattcccaaactggggtacgtgtaaggggtacgcgcaatgccatcggggtacgccaaataaaaatgtgattcatatttaaaaaaaatattataccattttttcttcacatttttaaACAGTTCATTTAGcaaggcccgcgtccatagagacacattccagctctactggtagtactgctactaccagcagtactacacctgcacctgtcaacgacacaagttgttctgcttccatgaGTACATCCAATGCtaacatcagtaattctacatgtgttgttagcccagctagcatggacactgacagttgtgaatctgatgcagccgaagagctactgcccccttacccgggaaagcaccgaacaacagacaaggacgttggaccatcgaagaggagcaaatatgatgagaactacattgatttggggttcacttatattgggagtagtgcctttcctcagccacagtgtgttatatgtgtaaaagtacacaactcaatgaaaccttcactcttgcgcagacatttagaaacaaaacatgccaatttgaaaaataagccacgggagtttttcaAGCGAGAATTAAAACGACTTTTGGGTAGTAAGACATGTACAAAAGCAActgataccattaataagaaggggctagatacgtcttatatggtgagctaccgagtggctagaacaggcaagccccatactattgtggaggacttcattcttcctgctgccgcagatatggctgggacaatgctgggggaaaaggccccagaaaatatacagacaatgtctccatcaaacaacactgtttcatgacgcatcagtgacatggcaggagatgttttgaaacaattactgcttcgcatacaagccagtgaattctatgcgttacagctggatgagtcaacagacgtgttgggcctggcacagctcctggtatatgtcccttacgtttatgggggggtcaattaaggaagacatcctcatcTGTAAGcaactggaaaccaggacaaaatGAGAGGCTATTTTTAAAGcagtggacagctttgtgacatcaaatggactttggtggtcaagatgtgttggtatctgtactgatggcgcaaaagccatgacagggagacatagtggagtggtaatgcgcgtgcaagcagttgctcccgacgccacttgggtacactgcagcatcaaccgagaggctcttgctgccaagggaatgcctaaTAGCTTGAAAGTCATTTTGGAcaatacagtgaaaatggttaactttgttaaagcaaggcccctgaactcgttcgggtgtgctggttatcaaggggcaaagtacagACACGTtaatttttaattgagagacgagcttaaagttttattttctgaccataattttcgcttgcatgatgacgggtttctcacgactggcctatctaggTGATGTTtttcgcctgaatgatctgaatctaggattacagggactctccgcaattatattcaatgtgcgggacaaaattgagtctatgattaagaagttggagctctttgtctgcattaacaaggacaacacacaggtctttccatcattgtatgattgtttgtgtgcaaatgaactcaagcttacggacaatgtcaaatgtgatatagcgaagcacctgagtgagttgggtgcgcaattacgcaggtactttcccaaaacggatgacacaaacaactggattcgttatccctttcatgccctgcctccagtccacttactggtatctgaacaagagagcctcatcgaaattgcaacaagagattctgtgaaaatgtaatttaatcagaagccactgccagatttctagatagggctgcgctcagagtatcctgccttggcaaatcacgctggtaagacactgatgccctttgcaaccacatacctacgtgagagtggattctcggctctcactagcatgaaaactaaatacaggtacagactgtgtgtgggaaatgatttaagacagaGACTAACACAACCCAGCATTGCAAAGTTATGAGCATATTTTCAAGCACACAGTTCTCATTAACCTGtcgtgagttattcacaattttcgatgaacaaataaggttttatatataagatggttaaataaagagcaaaattatttattattattatattattatttgtgcccgggtcctataagagctctttgtcacttcccacgagccaggttgtgacaaaaactcacactcattcttatgtttaataaatgtatcatatagtgtctgtgtggcaggcttacaatgatgtcaagaaacaacatttgacagagtgctgaccctggtgttagagggggtacagctggaggttgaatgtttgaaggggtacgggactatagaaagtttgggaaccactgctctagggcaacggtgtctagatggaatctGTATTtgtggcaactggaccttttttggaacaccattattttctTCTTACTGAGAtgtaccactttccatcaatttgtatagcagaccctcataccAAATTGAgtaaaaagcttttttgaaatcaacaaagcatgagaagactttgcctttgttttggtttgtttgtttgtcaattagggtgtgcagggtgaataagtGGTCTGTCGTACAGTCATTTGGAACAAAAgctaatttgacatttgctcagtacattgttttcactgaggaaatgtacgagtctgctgttaatgtttTTCCCAAGGTTACTGttgacacatctctctctctctctctaacatggCATTGACTAACAATAAGGTCTCTCATCTAATCCCTGCtcaatgacatacacacacaccaacactacacacacacaaacagcacgATAAAACAGATCAGCTCTAATTACATTGTGGCTGAAGTTGAATGAATACTGTACCTTTTTTTTTCATTGTAATAAAGTTGAGTGTTTCGCTTTGTTTGGCACATGGTGATGACTCATGGGCTTTCTGATGACTACATGACCTCAACACGTTGTTTTATGGTCTCGTTTTCTCAAAGTCAAcactttttttctttttaaatacatgtaaaaaattaaataaaaaagttTCCTgacctttcttatatctctcagatataggacaaacACTTAGGATATAGGACAAACACTTAGATGTTTTATTATCACACCTAATTAAAGTATTGAAAGGTTTGAAAGGGATACATACAGATTTTCCCTTCCGGAAGAGGAGCTGGTTTCCTGCCAGGGTGAAGTAGCGAGTCTTCCAGCGCTTGATGAACTTCCAGCGAACCTGCTTCTCTTTCAGTTTCCCCTCTATCAGCGGCTGGCCATCCTCGTTCACCACTGGAGAGACAAATCAAAACAACATAACGCTCAATCAGCTGTGATCCACATCCACTCACTTTTACCACCTGTTTATGCAGTGTATGTAGCCCATGTTACAATCAAACCCACAAGCACCCTGCACCAACCGAGCTCTtggaacaacaaaacaaaaatacaggaagacatgatGATTGAAAAAAAGGAGGAATGGGTGAATAATTGTAGATAGCAtacccctttcctctcttctttagtctcccccataaatacctttctcccttccctctctctgactctactaaaggactcttgaatagcctttgttaaacatagagagtctgggaacatcaaacaagtggggggaaaggaaccatatttcggtaatagaaccagttgaaaatatgcgttggtacttaatgaatatgatgtctgttcggttgtcatctgagacattatgactgatgacaggacgacataaactgtatctgggaaagtctacacattctagttatcagattcacatggaattgttgttcaatttaaatgcaatttaaatgaaactatttgtgaaaagattaaatgtaattttagcttccaaatgagagaattgggttttcataaggttagagccctgctcaatcagtggcccgcccctgtgaagagacatgggttataaactatgaaacacacccttctctccctccactatataagcccttgacgaaaatgtaacctcctgttccgaggacgataggacgacagtccatacgttaaaaaggactaacatgtcaactacagaactaagccaacctcagcgtgagctttggttgtgaatggtatgaactttgaactctgattcactaaagaagtgagacctcctagccattgagttagcaacagcagctgtaaacgtgggctaggaaaggacggacgacgtatccagtctaacacacaacgaagatactacaacgtatccaatttaccaccagagacattcttccgaggacaggaagatctgttggccaacccggccagcatctacgaccaatctaccgaagcgcagctcagagtaaatatttattgcatttttcttttccaaatgggcggtaactTAGAAtgtataagatactgtatttacgaaagCTTAGCTtccccctttgttcc from Salmo salar unplaced genomic scaffold, Ssal_v3.1, whole genome shotgun sequence encodes:
- the LOC106581445 gene encoding ventricular zone-expressed PH domain-containing protein; the protein is MLLHLQSKHSAPLSSLDDCVQRLGRLWERTQLKGAHGFSMAMTQQPTPHRKDLDSLQIHLEEVRFFDLFGFSEEEGSWLCYMCNNPEKATVVNEDGQPLIEGKLKEKQVRWKFIKRWKTRYFTLAGNQLLFRKGKSKDELDDSTIELSKVQSVKVVAKKRRERGLPRAFEIFTDSKTYVLKARDEKHAEEWLQCINVAVAQARERENREATTYL